In Candidatus Methanomethylophilus alvi Mx1201, a genomic segment contains:
- a CDS encoding DHHA1 domain-containing protein, whose protein sequence is MADEVFRHDGYMSEFEAGIVSVDGDMVVLDCTAFYPGGGGQVCDTGTMNGMPVTDVSYKGKEIIHKVPGNDFKPGMRVWCSVDWDRRFDLMMGHTGEHLLFCSLKRQDPELTITKIFIGPEEKYVIVNHDVPWEKIGAALEFANKAIRDNLPVRKTVMSRDDPELENVRIKLDRIAEDEEITVVSIGDIDLSACSGIHVMETGELGMLFVDRKVSAGKDGIAIHFKVGSAAQDAAMALANTCLQIIDETGSKPEDIVRTVANMKRDLALAAEARKAAAKQQIREMVPENIGGTDVYCGMFADADRKTLTDAAEGFKSKGGVAAFVSVSDTVSVILASSTSKLDCKKALPAVLGMFGGRGGGKPDFAQGGISDPSKAKDVYDSLIAEIRKNL, encoded by the coding sequence ATGGCTGACGAGGTATTCAGACACGACGGATACATGTCGGAGTTCGAGGCGGGCATAGTTTCGGTGGATGGTGACATGGTCGTATTGGACTGCACCGCATTCTACCCCGGAGGGGGAGGACAGGTATGCGACACCGGGACGATGAACGGCATGCCCGTCACCGACGTCTCCTACAAGGGGAAGGAGATAATCCACAAAGTGCCAGGCAACGATTTCAAACCGGGAATGCGCGTTTGGTGCAGTGTCGACTGGGACAGGCGTTTCGACCTGATGATGGGACACACCGGGGAACACCTCCTGTTCTGCTCCCTGAAAAGACAGGATCCGGAGCTGACCATCACGAAGATCTTCATAGGTCCGGAAGAAAAGTATGTTATCGTGAACCACGACGTGCCGTGGGAAAAGATCGGAGCAGCCCTGGAATTCGCCAACAAGGCGATCCGCGACAACCTGCCGGTCAGGAAGACCGTGATGAGCAGGGACGACCCGGAACTCGAGAACGTCAGGATAAAACTGGATAGGATAGCGGAGGACGAGGAGATCACGGTCGTGTCGATCGGCGACATAGACCTCTCGGCCTGCAGCGGGATCCATGTCATGGAGACCGGCGAACTCGGCATGCTGTTCGTAGACAGGAAGGTCTCCGCAGGGAAGGACGGTATCGCTATCCACTTCAAGGTCGGTAGCGCCGCACAGGATGCGGCCATGGCCCTGGCCAATACATGTCTGCAGATCATCGACGAGACCGGAAGCAAACCGGAGGACATCGTCAGGACCGTGGCCAATATGAAACGCGATCTGGCACTTGCCGCGGAGGCCAGAAAGGCGGCGGCCAAACAGCAGATCAGGGAGATGGTCCCGGAGAACATCGGAGGAACGGATGTCTACTGCGGCATGTTCGCCGATGCGGATAGGAAGACCCTTACCGATGCGGCGGAGGGCTTCAAATCCAAGGGCGGGGTCGCCGCGTTCGTGTCGGTATCGGACACGGTGTCCGTGATCCTCGCCTCCAGTACATCCAAGTTGGATTGCAAGAAGGCCCTCCCTGCCGTATTGGGGATGTTCGGCGGAAGGGGCGGCGGAAAACCCGACTTCGCACAGGGAGGGATATCCGACCCATCCAAGGCGAAGGACGTCTATGATTCCCTGATCGCAGAAATAAGGAAAAATCTCTGA
- a CDS encoding DUF5655 domain-containing protein, translating into MSAKNLFADEPAVHDAFFAVWNKIRSIYTEAELEVFEETVVIKDNNRPFCWIWAPAPGNDTYEDCPIVVSFGLNYKVQPHRLCRCVQAAPDRWMYHCGIEKDLGLCDTVLSLIDRAHKDKVDETS; encoded by the coding sequence ATGTCAGCAAAGAACCTGTTCGCGGACGAACCTGCGGTCCATGACGCCTTTTTCGCGGTATGGAACAAGATAAGGTCCATCTATACCGAGGCCGAATTGGAGGTCTTCGAGGAGACAGTGGTCATAAAAGACAACAACAGGCCCTTCTGCTGGATATGGGCCCCCGCCCCGGGGAACGATACCTATGAGGACTGTCCAATAGTCGTCTCATTCGGTCTCAATTACAAGGTCCAGCCGCACAGGCTGTGCAGGTGCGTACAGGCCGCACCCGACCGCTGGATGTACCATTGCGGTATAGAGAAGGATCTGGGTCTTTGCGATACGGTACTGAGTCTCATCGACCGGGCCCATAAGGACAAGGTCGACGAGACTTCCTGA